The genomic DNA aaattttcaatatcaaatcaaattaagtcttctttaaccctttcattctaTAGAAATACGCTTCCATAGGCGAAGAAACTCATTATTCTAACTACTAATTATCACCAGGTTCATAgtttcgttttctctttttcaccaCGCTAGCATAATCCATTCCGCGAACGATTCCCCGGTCAGGAAACCACGATCAAAAACGTGGTTGGTTAATAATTACGTAACGGTGTTAAAATAATTAGTACGTATTACACGGTGCAGCGTTGCGTTCGTAATTAGTGGTCATCTCGCGGCGAGAAGCCGAAGAAGAAGCTACGATTTCGATCAAAAATCCATCTAAACGATACGTACAGTTTCGAAGAAAGTTATCTCGAAAAGATCGAACGCAACCAGCGGAAACGTAGAAAAGAGTCTTTGAAACGACATAGGATGTATCGATTCTCCTAGTGCGAAGAACCACATGTGGAattgcgtcgcgtcgcggggCTCTAGCACTCGTCAATAGAATGGAACGATTCGTTAAACGACGCTTTAGTTAGTACCTTCCCTTTGACGATTCGCTGTCCAGCAAATGCCGACCAATTTAAAGTGTTCTGCATCGTTTCCTGTTTATTACATCCCCTCGTGTGCACGTGGCGAAACCGTACGACGAAATGCTACTAGAACGCGTGTATGCTTTTCATTTACAATTCGTCCTGGAAACTGATAATTTACCCGCTCCAGGAAATAATCCCACGAGTACGTCGAGAAGAAATTTCCTCGAGCAACGGTTACCATGCTCCTTGAAAACACGGTTTCTGACCACTCCAAAACAATGATGCGCCGTTATCCTCTACGCTACACcacgaataaataaatacaacctACTTAAACATCCCCGTCATCTGTTGCAACTGCATCGTCTCCAGCGAGACTTAGGTTTATTTGCGGTAGAGAAAACGCGGAGAgaacagaaaatgaaaagataaaACAGAATTTTTGTTGAGTTATCGGCTTATGGTGCCCGTGCATCCAGCAGAGGCTTTTATcgtaaaatattaagagaaaaCACACAAGACGTTCGGCGCGTTGTTTCGCTATCGCCAGCACGTACCAACCGAATGGAACGGCAAATAGAGCAAATCAACGAGGAATATCTATCGAGGTTTCATTTATTGACGCCATGTCGTATGGAAAGTCACGTTTACATTGTAATACCTATTGCATCGTATCACCGACGACCACGCGGTATTAACGTGGGGAACAGTGCTAATTTTGGACAATGATTTAATTACAAGTAATTGGACGTCTGTTAGGGTTCGTTGATAATAAAAGATGCGACCCATCGAATTACTAAAGTGCATCgtcaattaaaatattgctaATTTTTCGGAGTTGCAAAATATTTCTCTTCCTTTTGTTAAGCTCTGTAAAATGCTACCGATTGTATTCTCTGCAGAATGTCAAGGAAAGTAATAATTTACGAATTCCAAGAAATATAAATGTCTCTTGGATAACCTGTTTTTCCGACTGAACCCACGCACCGTTCGACTCTGTTGACTTATGAAATGTTGAATAACCCAACACTAGATTCTTACGTGATAAAcgtgaaaagtttgaaaatctGTATGTTGAAGCAGGACAGTACCAAATATATCTCGGTGGCTTCCGTTAAGCCGGAAAAGAATGATTTACATACCGGTTAATAACTAGGCTGATAGCAAAATTGAGAACGTCGCTTATTCACAAACCCACCGACCTTATTTTCAAACTGTATTCACTCACAGTTGATTAAAATTgttagcaaaaaaaaaatacatgatATCAACATTTTATTTAGCAACAGAAGAACTAAATGATTAGAGATGAATTTTTAAAGCCCTGGGAATAatcaaattttgaatttgaatacaAACGGAAGACGTGTGCATTCATGGACAAGCACAAATGGCCGACTTCCTTCCGTTAAAATTCGTCCAAGCATGTTTAATGCCAGCTGGCGAATGCGATTCAGCGATAAGACTTAAGAACCACACAATACACATGGTAaatggttaattaaaattactcgaTACGGGTGGAGGACAATTTGAGACAATATTAAATACACAGTATATTGTATAAAAGTTGCAACAGTTCAAAAAACACAATGCTACTGTTGCAACGAAAAAGTTTATGTAACGTGAAAGAAAAGCGGTTTTATATAAAACAACAATAAAATTCGCAGTGAAGATCAACTCATTGGGATTGCATAACGAATGCAACGTGTGTTTCTGTCCAAACATGAAAACAACTTGTTACAACTTTTCTGGCGTGCATAAATCAAATTGTTAATATCCAACTTGATCGTATAAAAACATAGAAATACACTCGCCAAGGAAGCTCATTGAAAACGGCACACGGGTAAAATAGTAACCGAGGATATTGATCCGTTAGTCTGCATAAGATCGCTATCATAGCGATGTTAGTGGAATACCGTCAGAACGAGGATCGACAAAGGAGTTCCCGAATGGATTAAGCGGAAATTAAGGGAAAAATGTTGAGAAGAATAGAAGCGGTAGTCACGCGATCTGGACACGCCTTTTACGATTCACACCAAAATGAATTGGCTCGATATCATCCTCGTTCTTGCGAGGATACGTATGCGTCGACTGATCCGTATTAAAAGGCAGCCGAGACGTGTTCAGGAGAAAAGTCTAATAAAGACGCATGGGAACTGGTTCGACGTCTACACACCGATATACCAGGACGTTGGTGCATAATACGCGTACGATGCGTGTGTAACAGTTAATCGCATTATATGTATAGCAACGGGGACGAGCTACATCACGAAATCACGATTGATCACCTCGCGATGTTGATCACGACACGGCCAATCATTGTCGGGCTACGCGGTTACCGGCGAAAATATCGTCCACGTGAAAAACGAATATCGTCATTAAACGACCGGTAAGAAACAGCAGGCAAATAAGCAAACGGTCGTTGAACGATGATCGCGTATCGAGTAAATGACTGGTTTGCTAATTTACGTACACATTCACGGATTACAATATGGCACGCACTGAACAGAGAATGGCTACGTATTAGAGATTAGGGCAAATAAAGATTAAGAATTGAACGAACGAGTCCTGAAAACGGTACGACTGTTAAATTGTCTACGAACGGTAGGCACCGCCACGTGTTACTAAACACGATAATTGCCCCCTCCCAATCGTTCGGTATCAAAACAAAAGTAAGAACATCGTGAACGTAGAAATACGCATAATAATTGTGTAACCTCCTATCGGAGACACAATTAAGAGCAATGAAATTATGGAATTAGACCCGTACACAAAGATCGAATATTCCAGGAGGTATATTTGAGAGCAACGACAATGAATGTTAGGTAGCATTCGATCTACCGTAACATCGTGTTTGTTAACTGGCCGATTATCAACGAACACGTTGCGCCTCCCGGTGGAAACGGTTTCGCTCGTTGTTGGTCAACGTTCGAATACCGTGATTGGGGGATACCCGTGAGCAACACGCGCTCACCACGGCACCAGAACGTACTTAGGTGTTACAGACGAATCAGCCGGCAGTAAATTCGCGGTAAGAGATAACGGTAATCTCGAATTGAGATTACCTCAGCGATGGTGCGAATTGCAAGGCCGTCGACGTATGACCTTAATGAGTAACGAGCATAGCGCTTAGGCGGACACACGAGAACGAGCACACACTGTATACGAAGGGTGTCGTGCAGTCGAGTGTGCACGTAAGCCTGTCAAAAAGGTGGCATGTTTGGCACTGGTTACTATTGACGTCGCTATGACAAGCATGTCCTGTCAGCGTAACCTAGGTTAACTTAGCCACGAGTATCATGAATATTGCGAAAGATAGGGAAAACGGGCCTGATTCGTTAGTCTATTCACGACGATTTTCGCGATCATTCCTCCTGGGGCACTGTGCGTGCAGATGGCGTGATTTTTATAGCAATTACGGATCATTTCGACCGGCCATGATCATCGACGCATTCGCCGTGTATCAAGCTTTTATTCTAAGCGGTAATCACGTGAAGTAAATCAACAAACTGCAATAAATACCTCGCTTTTCGACGAGCTCTGAAATCTCCTCCTTGTTGTCGGCCATCTTAGCACCAGTCACTGTTCACAATGCACGCTGGGTAAAAACAAACGAGCATCACCACGACACAACGATTGGAGGTTCAGCGCCACCTGTACGACGAATTAGAAGTCAGCCAGCCGGTGACGTTAGGCAGGGATGTATTGTATCTGAATCAGTATAAAGATTCCAAGACTAATTATTGAAACTATTTGTACAATGAAATAAgattataatgaaattttacatATAAATAATCTTTCAGAGTAAATTATTTCACAGATTTATCCTACActttaatcaaatttatttcGATGACTTACGCATCAACGTCATTTAAACATACTCCTTTTCGTATTAATGGTTGATAGAAATCTTGTTTGACATTTTTAATACGAACACAACATATACTGATAAGTGTTTTACAAGTGATACGCGGAACTATTTACAAAAAAATGCGTCTACATTTTGTTTGACATACTTTCAATAAGCCGTTACTGTGTACACGTCCCACACGTCCCCAGTCCCCACATCTTGACTACTACTTAAACTTAAATATTTCCGTTATATGAGTTCGTGGCGGCAGTCTTCATTCAGATTTTCTTCAGCTTGGACgcagtttgaaataaattttcaacatgAGTAGTGGTGACGTTGTAATTGTATCAGCAGTCAGGACCCCTATAGGTATAATTTTGTATCTTGTAACAATTAATAATacctaaatatatatatatatatattatagtaTAGTATGAACTCAGTTTAAATATCAtaatataagaaattaaattgttaattaacaaaaacttttatattaaaaatgactctattttacatttaaacaactcaaaatgttaatattttctttattattttgttaatgatgtgagatgaaaaagatttatataaatTGTAAAGGTGCTATATTGTTCAAAATACTTAATACGataagaaacaaaattataaggatcataacaatttattttatgttttctttattttcttataaaatatttcattatgtttAGGATCATTTTGTGGATCCTTATCATCACTGAAAGCATCAGATTTAggtagtattgttattaaggaaAGCCTTGCAAGAGCTCATGTTAAAGCCACGGATGTATCTGAAGTTATATTAGGACAGGtgatttaaaattttgatttacTCTTACAGGGAAGAAGTTTTCTTTATTGTAAGATGTTTGAATCAGTCACTTCtgaatacattaaataacatttagccatcttttttcaaaaatataacaataacAACTATTGGCATTTAATAAAGCATATGTAATGAATGGGTACAGATGATGTCtacaaataatttatatctATTGCTAAAATTAAATGCAGTTAAGTTATAAACTGTAATGTTAAATCTTTATTACTTTAGGTATTAACTGCAGGTCAAGGGCAAAATCCAGCAAGACAAGCAGCTATAAAAGCAGGCATTCCTATATCTGTACCTGCGTATGTGCTTAATATGCTATGTGGTTCTGGTTTAaagtaaatacatattttttgtaTATGCTTTCTTTAGCATAACATGATAGTGCATTTGTTTAAAACAAAACCTTTTTAGAGCAATTTTAAATGGTTACTTATCCATAAAAGCTGGAGAAAGTCAAATAATTGTGGCTGTTGGACAGGAAAATATGAGTCTGGCACCACATGTGTCATACCTTAGAAATGGTATAAAATTGGGAGATGGTAATTTAATAGACACATTAATATGTGATGGCTTAACAGATGCATTTCATGGAATTCATATGGGAATAACAGGTAACAAAAGAATTTTGCACATTATTCTTTTATTAGTGTTATATACACATATCTAtcaatgtattatattttttctagcTGAAAATGTTTCTAAGGATTTTAATGTAAGTAGAAAAGAACAAGACGATTATGCAGTTGTGTCTCAGAAAAGAACAGAAACTGCAATTACTGCAGGctactttaaaaaagaaatagtcCCCATAACAGTGTCTAACAAAAAAGGGTCAATTATTGTAGACAAAGATGAGTTTCCTAAGTTTGGGACAACCATTgaaaatcttcaaaaattaaaaccaGTTTTCCTGAAAGTATGATTAGTCACATATTTTCTTCATGAATAAAAATGCTCATGTAGAATTATTCGAATTATCATGTTATTTTTAGGATGATGGTACTATTACTGCTGGTAACTCTGCTGGTATAAATGATGGGGCAGCTGCAGTAGTTCTTATGTCTGCAGAAACTGCAGCCCAAAAAGGACTTTCTCCATTAGCTAAAATTGTTGCCATAGCCCAAGCTGGAGTAGAACCGAAAGTAATGGGTACAGGTCCTATTCCAGCAGTTGAGCTAGTGGTTAGTATATTAAAATAGATTCACCTATTGTAACtttaaatttatacatatatatataaaaaatgcgTTATTTTAGTTGCAAAAAGCAAAGTGGACTAAAGATGAAGTAGATTTATATGAACTGAATGAAGCTTTTGCAGCACAGGCAATAGCTTGTATCAAAACTCTTGGTTTAGATCCTAATAAAGTTAACATAAATGGAGGAGCTATTGCATTGGGTCATCCTATTGGTGCATCTGGTACTTGGAACATCCAAACTATTAAGTATCTTACgaattctattttcattattgttaaaaatatatttcaggtGCTAGAGTATTAGTAACGTTATTACATTCCTTGGAACGAACTGGGGGAAATAAAGGTGTTGCATCCTTATGTATTGGGGGTGGAATGGGAATAGCAATTGCTGTTCAAAGGCAATAAACACTTAGggactacccaagtgttacgctcacttattaatgaaactttgccaccttgtagagctcgtcgtcCTGAACACGCTTATACCCCATTCTGGAGGCAGActgctaattgtttaaaagatattaacaattaaagctaGTGACTGCTaatattgagaagtatgacaaactaacacatacaAATTATGTATTTTACCACGGGTTAGCTCCgtggtaaaacgcttgacttgCAAACTAACTGTCCACGGTTGAAGTCCATAGttcccattttctttttaatgataattgtctttttttgaataataattacaattgtgctataatcattgcatttattataacacagttgtaatagttattcaaaaaaagacaaattatcgttaaaaagaaaaaaaaaaagaaaaagaaaatgggaaCTATGGACTTCAACCGTGGACAGTTAGTTtgcgagtcaagcgttttaccacGGAGCTAACCCGTGGTAACATACATAATTtgtatgtgttagtttgtcatacttctcaatataAGCAGTCACtagctttaattgttaatatcttttaaacaattaacagTCTGCCTCCAGaatggggtataggcgtgttcaggatgacgagctctacaaggtggcaaagtttcattaataagtgagcgtaacacttgggtagttccttTTGTTAGTTGGATTAGTCTGCGAAGtttataaacataatttaattataacgaaaaacaatgtttttattaaatgtttgtTGAAGTATTAAACATTTTTACATTAATGTACAGTATTTTATGAAGTGCTTGTTTATTGCAATTAGTTGTATATATGGAGGATCAAATAAATATACAGTAAATAAATATAGTGTAAAAAtacgaattatttattatttaatatcttaATCAGTAttactttcattaaaattttgttctgccttctttttatcttctaaaATTTTCTCCACTGCTGCTAGCCCTTCTTGTTGCCTTCGTTCAGCACGTTTTGTTTTAAATGTACGCTCGGTATGTATTAATGGTCTTTTGGGCTTTAATAAATGTTGCAACTGTTCCTTGATAGCTGGTATTATACGTATCTTAAATTAAGAGtacgtttataaatattatagaaataCATTTTCATATGTAAGCTAACATAAAAATATGAAGCTTTTTCTGTagttaatgaaaagaaaagtcTATATTTACAACATAAAACTTTAGAAAGTTGATAGACTGAGAGGTACAGCAGGATAATATCCATCATATTTTTTCCCATTTTCATTAAAACATACATAAGATTTTTCTAATGGCTCTTGAGCTATTACATCTACTGTTGGTATACAAAGTTTTGagtatttttttataacatGACCCCATAAAGAGTCCATATTAACCCTAGAATCTTTCAAGCAGAAGTAAGAACCCCAAAATGTGGAGTTTAACACTTTTTCATCTGGATGTGATAATCCCTGATAAACCATTCCTTCAGACATTTGTTCTTCAATAACAGCTATTGTATCACATTGTACATATGCATTAGGTACATAAATATCTTGTACAAGATTATCACCAATATACAAACATTGAGGGTTTTTCTTATTAGATTCATGTTTTAGAAATTCAATGAGACCTTTCCAATTACCCTCATTATATATCCTACCCTGTTTCAAATCTATACTTTCTATCATTGCACCCTCTTCATAATTTATAGTTTCATAAAATGGACGTTGTTCAGTAAAAAAGCCAGGCTTTTTTGCATaacaaataacaatatcaaataGAGATTTCCAATCTTTTCCAAAAGCATAAGTAGCAGTAAAATCAACAAAATCAACATTTGATCCAGTAATGAGGAAAGTTTTACAATGTTTCTTTAATTCTTGAAGCCAACATATAGTTCTTTCATTACATTTATGTATGTAATTGTGAGGATTCTTTTTTAAGCTAGGAAAAAAATTTCCTTTATCTAACTTAAAATGATCTTTGTTAAACATTTCAATTAATCCATCTAACATATCAGGCCAAACATTGTATGCATTTGGAGGTCCTTCATGTTTTTCATCAAGAGTATCTATTAATCTTGCAAATATTAGAGATGTGGAAA from Osmia lignaria lignaria isolate PbOS001 chromosome 15, iyOsmLign1, whole genome shotgun sequence includes the following:
- the Acat2 gene encoding acetyl-CoA acetyltransferase 2 — translated: MSSGDVVIVSAVRTPIGSFCGSLSSLKASDLGSIVIKESLARAHVKATDVSEVILGQVLTAGQGQNPARQAAIKAGIPISVPAYVLNMLCGSGLKAILNGYLSIKAGESQIIVAVGQENMSLAPHVSYLRNGIKLGDGNLIDTLICDGLTDAFHGIHMGITAENVSKDFNVSRKEQDDYAVVSQKRTETAITAGYFKKEIVPITVSNKKGSIIVDKDEFPKFGTTIENLQKLKPVFLKDDGTITAGNSAGINDGAAAVVLMSAETAAQKGLSPLAKIVAIAQAGVEPKVMGTGPIPAVELVLQKAKWTKDEVDLYELNEAFAAQAIACIKTLGLDPNKVNINGGAIALGHPIGASGARVLVTLLHSLERTGGNKGVASLCIGGGMGIAIAVQRQ
- the Nt5a gene encoding 5' nucleotidase A isoform X1: MSLKQEMSRTSFPFYRPLKSYLQVCNTLDCKIGNKLRFFTYFLCPINTKQYTTVSTSPSVHVKMSTIKLLDYDCIGFDLDNTLLSYNVTNMVHLIYETLADYLIKEKSYDSKYLLQSLENKDLDFMQKGLFLDFEKGNLFRISSNGIIQRACHGTNLLTTKQIKEIYPDQRWEATDTFCNDMLSTWNGPISMKMRSLLDYFDISTSLIFARLIDTLDEKHEGPPNAYNVWPDMLDGLIEMFNKDHFKLDKGNFFPSLKKNPHNYIHKCNERTICWLQELKKHCKTFLITGSNVDFVDFTATYAFGKDWKSLFDIVICYAKKPGFFTEQRPFYETINYEEGAMIESIDLKQGRIYNEGNWKGLIEFLKHESNKKNPQCLYIGDNLVQDIYVPNAYVQCDTIAVIEEQMSEGMVYQGLSHPDEKVLNSTFWGSYFCLKDSRVNMDSLWGHVIKKYSKLCIPTVDVIAQEPLEKSYVCFNENGKKYDGYYPAVPLSLSTF